Part of the Streptomyces sp. NBC_01264 genome, GCGGCGTCCGGACCCAGACCCATGCCCCTCAGGAGGAGCTGGCCGGGGAACCCGAGCACGATGGGCGTGAGCAGGCCGGTGGCGACGAAGCCCGGGATCACCAGCAGCCAGGACGGAATCCGCTTGCCCCAGGGCCTGATGAGCACCAGCACCAGCAGGATCACGGCCGCGTCCATGAGCACGGTGACGGCGTTCGCCACGGTGAGGAGCAGCCGGGGCTCCAGCAGCACGCTGCCCGCCGGTATCCCCAGGTGGCTCCCGGCCAGCCAGGCGGTCTTCAGGGTGAGGTACGGGACGGTGGCGGCGACGGCCACCGCGGCCAGGACCCCGCGCCCGGCCCCCGGCCCGGAGGCGGAGGGCTGCGCTGCGTCGTCGGCCGGTCGTGGTGGCTTCGGCAGGTGCACGGCTCGTGTGGTCATGACCCAACGGTCCCGCGTCCGTTGCCCCGCCACCTCCCCCTTGAAGGGGAACCGCCTCCCCCGCCCGGGGGAGGAACCGGGCCCTCCGCCCCGCGGCGACCCCGCATCCGCCGTTACATCCGCCGCGTCACCACCGACAGCCGGTCGCGCGCCGCGAACAGCGCCGCCTTGATGCCCCGTTCGTGCCCCGGCGTCAGCCGCGCCACCGGTACCGAGCAGCTCACCGCGTCCCGGGCCGGCGTCCGGTACGGCACCGCCACCCCGAAGCAGCGCAGTCCGAGGGTGTTCTCCTCCCGGTCCACCGCGTACCCCTGCTCCCGTACCAGTGCCAGGTCCTCGATGAGCCGTTCCCGGTCGGTGATGGTGTGCTCGGTGACGGCTTCGAGCCGCCGCGGCAGCAGGGCGCGCACCTCCTCGTCCGTGTGCGTGGCCAGCAGCGCCTTGCCGAGCGCCGTCGAGTGGACCGGCAGCCGCCGCCCGACGCGGGTGAAGGGGCGCAGGTAGTGCTGGGACTGCCGGGTCGCCAGGTAGACCACGCTCGTCCCGTCCATGCGGGCCAGGTGGATCGTCTCCGTCGTGTCGTCGGAGAGCCGGTCCAGCGTGGGCCGGGCCGCCGCCACCACCTCGTCCCCGTCGATGTAGGAGCTGCCGACGAGCAGGGCCCGTACGCCGATGCCGTACCGCGTGCCCGCCGCGTCCGTCTCCACCCAGCCCAGGTTCACCAGGGTGCGCAGCAGCATGTAGAGGCTGGATTTGGGCAGGGAGAGGTCGTTCTGGATGTCGGCCAGGCTGTGCAGCCCCGGCCGGGAAGCGAAGTGTTCCAGCAACTGGACCGTGCGTACCGCCGACTTGACGGCCGCCGGTGCGCCCGAGCCCCCCGACTCAGCTGTGGTGGTCATCCGCCTTCGCGCCCCTCTGTCTCTTGCTGTCTCTTGTCAACCCGGAAGACACGGAAATAGAGTCCACGGTGGATGTGATCATTCATCCAACGGAACAGCGTTCACAATACTGAACGCATGCGCGCGGGTCAGCGTAGATCCAGGAGGCAGTTCGCCATGGCAGCAACACCAGTCTGGAGTGTGGACCCCCGCACCGGGAAGCACCGCGAGCAGGTTGCGGTGGAGGCCACACCCCGGGAGGTGGACGAGGCCGTGCGCGCGGCCCATGCCGCCCGCGGCTCGCTGGCCGACGCCGGGAGGCGCGCCGCCTTCCTGCGCGCCGCCGCCGATCTGCTCGACGAGGCCGCCGCCCACGTCATCGAGGCCGCCGACGCCGAGACGGCGCTCGGGCCCGGCCGGCTCACCGGCGAGCTCGCCCGCACCACGGGCCAGTTCCGTGCCTTCGCCGACGCCGTGGACGAGGGCTCCTACCTCGACATCCGCATCGACCACGCCGATCCCGCCGCCACTCCGCCCCGCCCGGAACTGCGCCGTTACAAGGTGCCGC contains:
- a CDS encoding IclR family transcriptional regulator; this encodes MTTTAESGGSGAPAAVKSAVRTVQLLEHFASRPGLHSLADIQNDLSLPKSSLYMLLRTLVNLGWVETDAAGTRYGIGVRALLVGSSYIDGDEVVAAARPTLDRLSDDTTETIHLARMDGTSVVYLATRQSQHYLRPFTRVGRRLPVHSTALGKALLATHTDEEVRALLPRRLEAVTEHTITDRERLIEDLALVREQGYAVDREENTLGLRCFGVAVPYRTPARDAVSCSVPVARLTPGHERGIKAALFAARDRLSVVTRRM